A genome region from Bdellovibrionales bacterium includes the following:
- a CDS encoding YfdX family protein has translation MKTRTLLITTMLSTGFMLAQAPYANAANTITTNTVVKANAPISSDAVSDPRVAAQNFVAHVNYARVALAMKNAALAEQHISQARNMVVLITSATTDQRRVQNVTAGRVNYTFDTVHKYNYFPLEAGPMKIKEVSDGPIWARNSLAVSDAEIVMLTLDLSNDKAETYLTEAEAYVKEGKLVEAQTKLGELTDAVVSVDNTVSIPVDKAHDNISIAQNFLRGQNYDGARYALGHADDALDEMQKDDAYKAHQAGIVEMRKEVKDMRDVITKKDPTLLQKSGKTLDKWMTDLKAWARKQ, from the coding sequence ATGAAAACACGAACTCTTCTTATCACGACGATGCTTAGCACCGGCTTTATGCTGGCGCAGGCACCGTATGCTAACGCCGCGAACACCATCACAACCAATACTGTTGTTAAAGCCAATGCGCCGATCAGCAGCGATGCGGTTTCTGATCCCCGCGTTGCCGCACAAAACTTTGTGGCCCACGTCAACTATGCGCGTGTAGCCTTAGCTATGAAAAATGCAGCTTTAGCAGAGCAGCACATTAGCCAAGCTCGTAACATGGTTGTCCTTATCACCAGTGCAACAACGGATCAACGGCGCGTTCAAAACGTAACGGCAGGTCGTGTTAATTACACGTTCGATACTGTCCATAAGTATAATTATTTCCCCCTTGAGGCTGGCCCCATGAAGATTAAAGAAGTCAGCGATGGGCCAATATGGGCGAGAAATAGTCTGGCCGTCAGCGACGCGGAGATTGTTATGCTGACCCTTGACCTCAGCAACGATAAGGCTGAGACCTATCTTACAGAAGCGGAAGCCTATGTGAAGGAAGGCAAACTTGTAGAGGCTCAAACAAAACTTGGCGAACTGACTGATGCCGTCGTAAGTGTTGACAATACTGTTTCCATTCCTGTTGACAAGGCCCATGACAATATCAGCATCGCTCAAAACTTTCTGCGAGGTCAAAACTATGATGGCGCGCGTTATGCTTTAGGTCATGCCGATGACGCGCTTGATGAAATGCAAAAAGATGATGCCTACAAAGCCCATCAAGCAGGCATTGTCGAGATGCGTAAAGAAGTTAAAGACATGAGAGACGTGATCACAAAGAAAGACCCGACTCTGCTGCAAAAATCAGGCAAAACCTTAGACAAATGGATGACTGATCTTAAGGCTTGGGCGCGCAAGCAATAA